One segment of Ascidiaceihabitans donghaensis DNA contains the following:
- a CDS encoding 5-carboxymethyl-2-hydroxymuconate Delta-isomerase — MPHFHIEYSANLEDVVDMAALCEVIRSEAALIDTFPMAGVRVRATRVDHFAMANGDPKHGFIDLSVRLREGRAEDVKRDAIGRIFAALKEFMAPAMATRSIALSAEMRDINADLSPKFGNIRDHLEDHS; from the coding sequence ATGCCTCACTTCCATATCGAATACTCAGCCAACCTTGAGGATGTCGTGGATATGGCCGCTTTGTGCGAAGTCATCCGGTCCGAGGCCGCTTTGATCGACACGTTTCCCATGGCGGGCGTTCGGGTGCGGGCCACCCGCGTCGATCACTTTGCAATGGCGAACGGCGATCCAAAACACGGGTTTATCGATCTGTCCGTGCGCTTGCGCGAAGGGCGTGCTGAGGATGTAAAACGTGACGCAATCGGGCGCATCTTTGCCGCGCTCAAAGAATTCATGGCCCCTGCAATGGCCACCCGTTCCATCGCGCTTTCTGCCGAGATGCGCGACATCAATGCCGACCTGTCGCCAAAATTTGGCAACATTCGCGATCACCTGGAGGATCACTCATGA
- a CDS encoding tripartite tricarboxylate transporter substrate-binding protein, with product MSKFTKSMTAMSLALATLAGPALAEYPEKPVEFIVPWPPGDLEDVLTRMIAEDFSEAYGVPTAVVNKPGGGGGPFPGAIDVANAPADGYTIGSFIIAIPVVGPFIGIPELNPDPFVPLGNFLTYPFVIAAGADAPYDDMKGLAAHAQDNDVVLGHFGAPLVPTQVTFGLAKELGFSYAADAAFDALDCNTLASGDVDVINTTLQLILPCLDTVKVLASIGSERIPLTLDAPTVSELAPDLDVALWNGLFVRADTPQDVQDKIIAVAEKTMMSERAQKLAAETGASVYWQPAGEVVEQIKKDMETMAGIEAMLAE from the coding sequence ATGTCCAAGTTTACGAAGTCGATGACGGCCATGTCGCTTGCGTTGGCAACCCTCGCGGGACCCGCTTTGGCGGAGTACCCGGAGAAGCCAGTTGAATTTATCGTGCCGTGGCCTCCGGGTGATCTGGAAGACGTGCTGACACGCATGATCGCAGAAGATTTTTCCGAAGCATACGGCGTGCCAACTGCCGTTGTGAACAAGCCGGGCGGGGGCGGTGGCCCGTTTCCCGGTGCGATTGACGTCGCGAACGCACCTGCTGACGGCTACACCATCGGATCTTTCATCATTGCGATCCCGGTTGTTGGTCCGTTTATCGGCATACCAGAGCTGAACCCGGATCCCTTTGTGCCTCTTGGCAATTTCCTGACATATCCCTTTGTGATCGCGGCCGGTGCCGATGCGCCTTACGATGACATGAAAGGTCTTGCCGCCCACGCACAAGACAATGACGTGGTGCTTGGACACTTTGGCGCACCGCTGGTGCCAACGCAGGTGACATTCGGTTTGGCCAAAGAATTGGGCTTTAGCTATGCAGCCGATGCCGCTTTTGATGCGCTGGATTGCAATACGTTGGCCTCGGGTGATGTGGATGTTATCAACACCACGCTTCAACTGATTTTGCCGTGTCTTGATACGGTCAAGGTTCTGGCCTCCATCGGGTCCGAGCGTATTCCGCTGACGCTTGACGCGCCAACTGTGTCCGAATTGGCACCTGATTTGGATGTGGCATTGTGGAATGGCTTGTTCGTGCGCGCAGACACACCGCAAGATGTCCAAGACAAGATCATTGCTGTCGCTGAAAAGACAATGATGTCCGAACGCGCACAAAAGCTGGCTGCAGAAACAGGTGCGTCTGTTTACTGGCAGCCTGCTGGAGAAGTGGTCGAGCAGATCAAAAAAGATATGGAAACAATGGCCGGCATCGAAGCGATGCTTGCTGAGTAA
- a CDS encoding tripartite tricarboxylate transporter TctB family protein has protein sequence MSRVKTLQSLFKRYRRPGDIVFAWVFLIGAVFLLSEIFDQTAYKPRGKLAAQPRFWPAVSLGAMTLFAAFHLLGSALSERIDGRWHEVLHWLKSIEYAGWFIAYAAVVPYAGYLPTTIIFAVLLALRSGYRSAKMLGAAAVSSFVVVVLFKTLLKVNLPAGRVYEVLPDGVRQIMLTYF, from the coding sequence ATGTCGCGCGTCAAAACGCTTCAATCTTTGTTCAAACGCTATCGCCGCCCCGGAGACATCGTTTTCGCTTGGGTGTTTCTGATTGGCGCTGTGTTCCTTTTGTCAGAGATTTTTGACCAAACCGCCTATAAACCGCGCGGAAAACTGGCAGCACAGCCACGGTTCTGGCCTGCCGTTTCACTTGGCGCGATGACGCTTTTTGCGGCGTTTCATTTGCTTGGATCGGCTTTGTCGGAACGCATCGACGGGCGGTGGCACGAGGTTTTGCATTGGCTCAAATCCATCGAATATGCGGGTTGGTTTATCGCTTATGCGGCGGTGGTGCCTTACGCGGGCTACTTGCCCACAACGATCATTTTCGCAGTTCTGTTGGCCCTGCGATCAGGATACCGCAGCGCCAAAATGCTTGGTGCGGCCGCCGTGTCGTCGTTTGTGGTTGTCGTTTTGTTCAAGACCCTGCTGAAGGTCAATTTGCCTGCAGGTCGCGTTTATGAGGTGCTGCCGGATGGTGTGCGCCAAATCATGCTCACATATTTCTGA
- a CDS encoding NAD-dependent succinate-semialdehyde dehydrogenase produces MTGLNLKNPDLFRQAALVGGTWIAASDADIAVTNPATGTVLGYVPNLGAAETQQAIDAAEVAQKAWAARTAKDRSNVLRRWFDLMMAHQDDLGRILTFEQGKPLAEATGEIGYGASFIEWFSEEARRAYGDITPTNAPDKRILCVKQPIGVTAAITPWNFPNAMIARKAAPAFAAGCAMVLKPSELTPFSAIAMAVLAEEAGVPSGLFSVITGDAATIGGVLTSSPVVRKLTFTGSTGVGAKLYAQSAPTIKKLGLELGGNAPFIVFDDADLDAAVDGAILSKFRNNGQTCVCANRIYVQAGVYDAFAKKLAAKVKGLPVGNGADDGVVFGPLINDAAVAKVSSHIADATGKGAVVTLGGKPHALGGTFYEPTILTGVTSDMAVASEETFGPVAPLFKFDTEAEVIAAANDTEFGLASYFYSRDIARVWRVSEALEYGMVGVNTGHVSTTEAPFGGVKSSGLGREGARQGLDDFMEIKYICMGGIEAAE; encoded by the coding sequence ATGACGGGACTGAACCTTAAGAACCCCGACCTCTTTCGCCAAGCGGCCCTTGTCGGGGGCACATGGATTGCCGCAAGCGACGCGGATATTGCAGTCACGAATCCCGCGACAGGCACTGTGTTGGGATATGTCCCAAACCTCGGCGCCGCCGAAACCCAACAGGCGATTGATGCGGCTGAGGTCGCCCAAAAGGCGTGGGCGGCACGCACCGCCAAAGATCGCAGCAATGTGTTGCGGCGCTGGTTTGATCTGATGATGGCCCATCAAGATGATCTTGGGCGCATCCTGACGTTCGAGCAGGGCAAGCCATTGGCCGAAGCGACAGGCGAGATCGGCTATGGCGCGTCCTTTATCGAATGGTTTTCCGAGGAAGCACGCCGTGCGTATGGTGACATCACCCCAACCAATGCCCCCGACAAACGCATCTTGTGTGTCAAGCAACCCATCGGCGTCACGGCCGCAATCACGCCTTGGAACTTTCCGAATGCGATGATCGCCCGCAAAGCGGCACCTGCCTTTGCTGCGGGCTGTGCAATGGTTCTGAAACCATCTGAATTGACGCCATTTTCAGCTATTGCAATGGCGGTGTTGGCTGAAGAGGCTGGTGTGCCCAGCGGTTTGTTTTCAGTCATCACCGGGGATGCAGCGACCATTGGCGGTGTGCTGACAAGCAGCCCGGTTGTGCGCAAATTGACGTTCACCGGATCAACGGGTGTGGGCGCGAAGCTTTACGCGCAATCTGCTCCCACGATCAAAAAGCTGGGGCTTGAGCTGGGCGGCAACGCGCCTTTCATCGTGTTTGATGATGCCGATCTGGATGCCGCTGTTGACGGGGCGATCTTGTCGAAATTCCGCAACAATGGCCAAACTTGCGTGTGTGCGAACCGCATTTACGTGCAGGCGGGTGTTTATGATGCATTTGCCAAGAAACTGGCGGCGAAGGTCAAGGGTTTGCCTGTTGGCAACGGTGCGGATGACGGTGTGGTGTTTGGACCGCTCATCAACGACGCGGCTGTCGCGAAGGTCAGTAGCCATATTGCAGATGCCACAGGCAAAGGCGCGGTTGTGACCCTTGGGGGCAAGCCCCACGCATTGGGCGGCACGTTCTATGAACCGACCATCCTGACAGGTGTGACATCCGACATGGCAGTGGCCAGCGAGGAAACATTCGGCCCAGTGGCGCCTTTGTTCAAATTCGACACAGAGGCTGAAGTTATAGCTGCTGCAAACGACACCGAATTTGGCCTTGCGTCCTATTTCTATAGCCGAGACATCGCGCGTGTGTGGCGGGTGTCCGAGGCGCTTGAATACGGGATGGTGGGTGTCAATACAGGTCATGTGTCGACAACGGAGGCACCGTTTGGCGGGGTCAAATCATCAGGTCTGGGGCGTGAAGGCGCACGGCAGGGTCTCGATGATTTTATGGAAATCAAATACATCTGTATGGGTGGCATCGAAGCGGCGGAGTAA
- a CDS encoding tripartite tricarboxylate transporter permease, whose protein sequence is MENIFLGLEMLARWDVILALFVGSIGGVIIGAIPGVGPAVAIAILLPATFSLDPIVGLTMLLGIYGSSMYGGAIPAILINTPGTAVNALTSYDGYPMTKNNEGHRALSLAYSASFWGGIFGIGCLILLSPVLALIAPMFGSREIFLAALLGIILVILAHRGQIFAAGMLAMLGIFLQTIGLDAVTYTQRYTFGYSFLSSGVNLIVVVLGLFALSQAFFLLGDPDSSPDAKPVKGRMSVGIRELLKHKRVATVASSFGVILGMIPGTGEFTAQFMSYTYAQKTSKDPDKFGKGSPEGLIASEAANNAVPAAAMIPLLALGIPGEALTAMMLSVFYVHNVIPGPQLFQNNIDLVYGLYFALIALNVIVMVFLLFSTNLLTKIIRVPTRFLGVMILILSFVGVYSLRNSLTDCMIAAVFGVFGLILKRLNLPIVPIILGMVLGGIMEVKLRSAMPRLKSPLDMIDRPITFVLFVIILLVLALHVRTLIKEYRAHQPQEDHDFHDSQQR, encoded by the coding sequence ATGGAAAATATCTTTCTTGGCCTTGAAATGCTGGCCCGCTGGGATGTGATCCTTGCGTTGTTTGTAGGGTCAATCGGTGGCGTCATAATCGGCGCGATCCCCGGTGTCGGCCCTGCGGTGGCCATTGCGATCCTGCTGCCTGCGACGTTCTCGCTTGATCCGATTGTGGGTCTGACGATGCTTTTAGGAATTTACGGATCGTCCATGTATGGCGGCGCAATCCCCGCGATCCTGATCAACACGCCGGGCACTGCGGTGAATGCGCTGACGTCCTACGACGGCTATCCCATGACAAAAAACAACGAAGGTCACCGTGCGCTGTCACTGGCCTATTCCGCATCCTTTTGGGGGGGCATTTTTGGTATTGGCTGCCTGATCTTGCTGTCGCCCGTGCTTGCGCTTATTGCGCCTATGTTCGGAAGCCGAGAGATTTTTCTGGCGGCTCTTCTCGGTATCATTCTTGTGATTTTGGCCCACCGTGGTCAAATTTTTGCAGCGGGGATGCTGGCTATGCTTGGCATCTTTTTGCAAACCATTGGGCTGGACGCCGTGACCTACACGCAGCGCTACACGTTTGGGTATTCGTTTCTAAGTTCAGGGGTGAACCTGATTGTGGTGGTTCTTGGCCTTTTTGCACTAAGCCAAGCTTTTTTCCTGCTGGGTGATCCTGACAGCAGCCCCGATGCCAAGCCGGTGAAAGGGCGCATGTCTGTCGGTATCCGCGAGTTGCTAAAGCACAAACGTGTGGCGACGGTGGCGTCCAGTTTCGGTGTGATCCTTGGCATGATCCCTGGCACAGGCGAATTTACCGCCCAATTCATGAGCTACACCTATGCCCAGAAAACATCCAAGGATCCGGACAAATTTGGCAAAGGATCACCCGAAGGGTTGATTGCATCCGAGGCCGCGAACAACGCCGTGCCTGCAGCGGCCATGATCCCGTTGCTGGCTCTTGGCATCCCCGGTGAGGCATTGACCGCGATGATGTTATCGGTGTTTTACGTGCACAACGTGATCCCCGGACCGCAGCTTTTTCAGAACAACATCGATCTTGTTTACGGTCTATATTTTGCGCTGATTGCCCTGAATGTCATTGTGATGGTGTTTTTGCTGTTCTCGACGAATTTGCTGACAAAAATCATCCGCGTGCCGACACGGTTTCTGGGTGTGATGATCCTGATCCTGTCGTTTGTCGGGGTTTATTCTTTGCGAAATTCTTTGACAGATTGCATGATCGCTGCCGTCTTCGGCGTCTTCGGTCTGATCCTCAAGCGTCTGAACCTGCCGATTGTGCCAATCATCTTAGGCATGGTTTTGGGCGGCATCATGGAGGTCAAACTGCGCTCTGCCATGCCGCGGCTTAAATCACCGCTTGATATGATCGACCGGCCCATCACTTTTGTATTGTTTGTGATTATCTTGCTGGTTCTGGCATTGCATGTGCGTACCTTGATCAAGGAATACCGCGCCCACCAGCCGCAAGAAGATCACGATTTTCACGACAGCCAGCAACGGTAG
- the hpaR gene encoding homoprotocatechuate degradation operon regulator HpaR has translation MTKQLPSTSRSLPIALIRAREGVMSPIRDMLSETGITEQQWRVLRVLVEFGRMDTKTLADRSSLLFPSLTRIAATLRDKGLVTQTRDDKDRRRQFIEITPNGQKIIDDRSPQAAQIVAGFKTALGDDDYERLLDLLARLDPGANS, from the coding sequence ATGACCAAACAGCTCCCTTCCACGTCTCGATCCTTACCCATTGCGCTGATCCGCGCCCGTGAAGGCGTGATGTCTCCGATCCGCGACATGCTGTCTGAAACAGGCATCACAGAACAACAATGGCGCGTCTTGCGCGTGCTGGTCGAATTCGGCCGGATGGACACCAAAACTCTGGCAGACCGATCCAGCCTGCTGTTTCCAAGTCTGACGCGCATTGCAGCGACATTGCGCGACAAAGGCCTTGTGACACAAACGCGTGACGACAAAGATCGCAGACGCCAATTCATCGAGATCACCCCCAACGGACAAAAGATTATCGACGACCGCAGCCCGCAAGCCGCACAGATCGTAGCGGGGTTCAAAACGGCCTTGGGTGACGACGACTATGAAAGGTTACTGGACCTTCTGGCGCGTCTTGACCCCGGCGCAAATTCCTAA
- the hpaE gene encoding 5-carboxymethyl-2-hydroxymuconate semialdehyde dehydrogenase, translating into MTVLDDNIAKLDGFLGRFRKTGILNRIAGQDVAGDGGVFQNTSPVDKSLICDVAHGTAVDIDAAANAAHNAFAAWRDMPALQRKKILIKIAEGIEARAEEIALCECWDTGQTYKFMSKAALRGAENFRYFADQVVQARDGQQLQSPTLMNVTTRKPIGPVGVITPWNTPFMLSTWKIAPALAAGCTVVHKPAEASPLTARLLIEIAEEAGLPPGVLNTVNGFGEGAGKALCEHPKIKAIAFVGESRTGSLITKQGADTLKRNHLELGGKNPVIVFEDADLDRALDAVIFMIYSINGERCTSSSRLLIQDTIREDFEAKLVARVNNIKVGHPLDPATEIGPLVTEEHFNKVTSYFDIAKDDGATVAAGGVTVGDEGYFIRPTLFTNATNQMRIAQEEIFGPVLTSIPFSTEEEALEMANDIDYGLTGYVWTNDLTRALRFTEALEAGMIWVNSENVRHLPTPFGGVKASGIGRDGGDWSFEFYMEQKHIGFATGHHKITKLGAL; encoded by the coding sequence ATGACTGTACTCGATGACAACATTGCCAAGTTGGACGGCTTTCTGGGCCGGTTCCGCAAAACCGGCATCCTGAACCGGATCGCGGGGCAAGATGTGGCAGGCGATGGTGGTGTTTTCCAAAATACGTCACCCGTGGACAAATCCTTGATCTGTGACGTGGCCCACGGCACGGCTGTGGACATCGACGCGGCGGCCAATGCAGCGCATAATGCCTTTGCCGCGTGGCGCGACATGCCCGCATTGCAGCGCAAGAAAATCCTGATCAAAATCGCGGAAGGCATCGAGGCGCGCGCCGAAGAAATCGCGCTGTGCGAATGTTGGGACACGGGCCAGACCTATAAATTCATGTCCAAAGCGGCCCTGCGTGGTGCCGAAAACTTCCGCTATTTTGCAGATCAAGTCGTGCAGGCCCGCGACGGACAGCAATTGCAGTCCCCGACGCTTATGAACGTCACAACGCGTAAACCGATCGGGCCGGTTGGTGTAATCACGCCGTGGAACACGCCATTTATGTTGTCCACATGGAAGATTGCTCCGGCGTTGGCCGCAGGCTGTACCGTGGTGCACAAACCTGCCGAAGCATCGCCACTGACGGCCCGTTTGTTGATTGAGATTGCCGAAGAGGCAGGTCTGCCCCCCGGTGTGTTGAACACTGTCAACGGGTTTGGTGAAGGCGCTGGCAAAGCACTGTGTGAACACCCCAAGATCAAAGCGATTGCCTTTGTGGGCGAAAGCCGCACAGGGTCGCTGATCACCAAGCAAGGGGCTGATACGCTGAAACGCAACCACCTTGAGCTTGGCGGCAAAAACCCTGTCATCGTGTTTGAAGATGCCGATCTGGACCGTGCTTTGGATGCCGTGATCTTCATGATCTATTCGATCAATGGCGAACGTTGCACATCATCATCGCGCCTGCTGATCCAAGACACGATCCGCGAAGATTTTGAGGCCAAATTGGTGGCGCGGGTCAACAACATCAAAGTTGGCCATCCGCTGGACCCGGCGACTGAAATCGGACCGCTTGTGACAGAAGAGCATTTCAACAAAGTCACCAGCTATTTCGACATTGCCAAAGACGACGGTGCAACAGTGGCCGCAGGTGGTGTGACGGTTGGGGACGAGGGGTATTTCATCCGTCCGACGTTGTTCACCAACGCCACCAACCAAATGCGCATCGCACAAGAAGAAATCTTTGGCCCTGTGCTGACATCCATTCCGTTCTCCACCGAAGAAGAAGCCCTGGAGATGGCCAACGACATCGACTACGGCCTCACAGGCTATGTCTGGACCAACGATCTGACCCGTGCACTGCGCTTCACCGAAGCTCTTGAGGCCGGCATGATCTGGGTCAACTCCGAGAACGTCCGTCACTTGCCCACCCCCTTTGGCGGCGTCAAAGCAAGCGGCATAGGACGCGATGGCGGCGATTGGTCGTTTGAATTCTACATGGAGCAAAAGCACATCGGCTTTGCCACGGGACACCATAAAATCACCAAGTTAGGAGCGCTGTAA
- a CDS encoding Tm-1-like ATP-binding domain-containing protein, translating into MTDKTILVIGTYDTKDDELGFLAGVIRDQGGHVVTMDVSVLGDPSKPCDYSKHDVAQEGGSTIEAAIASGNENTAMQIMASGASLLAARLYQERKFDGMIVLGGTMGTDLALDVAAALPLGVPKYIVSTVSFSPLIPAERLAADTQMILWAGGLYGLNSVCKASLSQAAGAVLGAARAVQMPDPDKPLIGMMSLGTSALKYVIPLKPALEDRGFEVAVFHATGMGGRAFESLAGQGAFACVLDLCTQELGNHIHGSNISAGADRLTNAGANGTPQIVAPGCYDLVDVVGWQPLDARWDAHMKHEHNRLLTSIVLEAEERKEVARAHSTQLATAKGPVAMILPEDGLGEWDRAGADLHNASGLADFLAEIEATLPANVTAHRIACHINDADFADRVLEIFDGWCADGTVAV; encoded by the coding sequence ATGACTGACAAAACCATTCTCGTGATCGGAACCTATGACACCAAGGACGACGAATTGGGGTTTCTGGCGGGTGTCATTCGCGATCAGGGCGGCCACGTTGTGACGATGGATGTGTCGGTGCTGGGTGATCCGTCAAAGCCTTGCGATTATTCAAAACATGATGTCGCCCAAGAGGGCGGAAGCACCATCGAGGCCGCTATCGCTTCGGGCAATGAAAATACGGCGATGCAGATCATGGCATCGGGGGCGTCGCTGTTGGCCGCAAGACTATATCAGGAGCGAAAATTCGATGGAATGATCGTTTTGGGCGGTACAATGGGCACTGATCTTGCATTGGATGTGGCCGCAGCATTGCCGCTTGGTGTGCCTAAGTACATCGTGTCCACGGTCTCGTTTTCCCCGCTTATCCCTGCAGAACGTCTTGCGGCGGACACACAAATGATCCTTTGGGCGGGCGGGTTGTACGGTTTGAACTCGGTTTGCAAAGCGTCGCTAAGTCAGGCCGCGGGCGCTGTTCTTGGTGCGGCGCGCGCGGTGCAGATGCCTGATCCTGACAAACCCCTGATCGGGATGATGTCGTTGGGGACATCGGCGTTAAAATACGTGATCCCATTGAAGCCCGCATTGGAAGACCGCGGCTTTGAGGTCGCTGTGTTTCATGCAACAGGCATGGGGGGGCGGGCGTTTGAAAGTCTTGCAGGGCAGGGGGCATTTGCCTGTGTCCTTGACCTTTGCACCCAAGAATTGGGCAATCATATCCATGGCTCAAACATTTCCGCAGGGGCGGATCGTTTGACCAACGCAGGGGCAAATGGCACGCCGCAGATCGTGGCGCCGGGGTGCTATGATCTTGTGGACGTTGTGGGATGGCAACCGTTGGACGCCAGATGGGATGCCCATATGAAACATGAACACAACCGCCTTTTGACATCGATCGTGCTGGAGGCAGAGGAACGCAAAGAGGTCGCGCGCGCACATTCCACCCAATTGGCCACCGCCAAGGGACCTGTCGCAATGATCTTGCCCGAAGACGGTTTGGGCGAATGGGACCGCGCAGGCGCTGATTTGCACAACGCAAGCGGTCTTGCGGATTTCCTGGCTGAAATTGAAGCGACTTTGCCTGCCAATGTCACGGCCCACAGGATTGCGTGCCACATCAATGACGCGGATTTTGCCGACAGAGTGCTTGAGATATTTGATGGGTGGTGCGCAGATGGCACCGTTGCGGTTTAG
- a CDS encoding aldehyde dehydrogenase family protein, producing MDQQKIDALRAQPVPAFSHLIDGAHVPASDGGTMDILSPIDGQVLTTTAKGTAADMEAAIASARAAFEDRRWAGQPPSARKKVLMKWADLIEANALELAVLGVRDNGTEISMALKAEPGSAAGTIRYYAEALDKIYGEIAPTGADVLGMIHKEPVGVVGAIIPWNFPMMIGAWKLGPALAMGNSVVLKPSETASLSLMKMCHLALEAGLPPGVLNAVTGEGAVVGEVMGLSMDIDVLVFTGSGGTGRRLMDYAARSNMKRVYLELGGKSPNIVFADAPNLDEAAKVAAGGIFRNAGQVCVAGSRLLVEASIHDDFVAAVVKATEAMRVGDPLQVDTHIGAVNSEVQLNANLGFVDTAKAEGGEVITGGDRILQDTGGYYMAPTIVTGVTRDATLTQKEVFGPVLGVTPFHTDDEAVQLANATVYGLAGAAWTSNLSRAHRMVRDVRTGVMHINTYGGADGTVPLGGVGQSGNGSDKSLHAIEKYINLKTAWIKL from the coding sequence ATGGACCAGCAAAAAATTGACGCCCTTCGTGCGCAACCCGTTCCCGCATTTTCCCATTTGATTGACGGCGCACATGTTCCTGCGTCTGATGGCGGAACGATGGACATTCTGTCACCGATTGACGGACAAGTTTTAACGACCACAGCCAAAGGCACAGCCGCAGATATGGAGGCGGCGATTGCCTCGGCCCGTGCCGCCTTCGAGGACCGTCGTTGGGCCGGGCAACCACCCTCTGCCCGCAAAAAGGTGCTGATGAAGTGGGCCGACCTGATTGAGGCCAATGCACTTGAACTTGCCGTGCTTGGCGTGCGCGACAATGGCACCGAAATCAGCATGGCGCTTAAGGCTGAACCGGGATCGGCGGCTGGCACGATCCGCTACTACGCTGAAGCGCTGGACAAGATTTACGGCGAAATTGCCCCAACAGGGGCGGATGTGCTGGGCATGATCCACAAGGAACCGGTTGGCGTCGTGGGCGCGATCATTCCTTGGAACTTCCCGATGATGATCGGGGCCTGGAAACTTGGACCTGCATTGGCGATGGGCAATTCAGTCGTGCTGAAACCGTCCGAAACAGCGTCGCTGTCCTTGATGAAAATGTGCCATCTGGCGCTTGAGGCCGGGTTGCCGCCCGGCGTTTTGAACGCCGTGACAGGTGAAGGCGCTGTCGTGGGCGAAGTTATGGGCCTGTCCATGGACATAGATGTACTGGTTTTCACCGGATCCGGCGGCACGGGACGGCGGCTGATGGACTACGCGGCACGGTCTAACATGAAACGTGTTTATCTGGAGCTTGGCGGCAAATCCCCCAACATTGTTTTTGCCGATGCCCCCAATCTGGACGAGGCCGCAAAGGTCGCAGCGGGTGGCATTTTCCGCAACGCCGGACAGGTGTGTGTGGCGGGATCAAGGTTGCTGGTCGAAGCGTCAATCCACGATGATTTCGTCGCGGCCGTTGTCAAAGCCACCGAGGCCATGCGCGTCGGAGACCCATTGCAAGTCGACACACATATTGGTGCGGTCAATTCTGAAGTACAATTGAATGCGAACCTTGGGTTTGTGGACACCGCCAAAGCCGAAGGTGGTGAGGTGATCACCGGTGGCGACCGGATTTTACAGGACACAGGCGGCTATTACATGGCGCCCACGATTGTCACTGGCGTGACGCGCGATGCAACATTGACCCAAAAAGAGGTGTTTGGCCCCGTCTTGGGCGTGACCCCATTTCACACCGACGATGAGGCCGTGCAATTGGCAAACGCCACAGTGTATGGTTTGGCAGGGGCGGCCTGGACATCCAATTTAAGCCGCGCACACCGTATGGTACGTGACGTGCGCACGGGTGTGATGCACATCAACACATATGGCGGCGCCGACGGTACTGTGCCTTTGGGCGGTGTCGGACAATCCGGAAACGGATCCGACAAGTCCCTGCATGCCATTGAAAAATATATCAATCTTAAAACCGCCTGGATCAAGCTATGA
- the hpaD gene encoding 3,4-dihydroxyphenylacetate 2,3-dioxygenase: protein MPVPAPNLYPDFNTIRLSHVCLNVKDLAASRTFYTEILGLQVTDESDSHIYLRAMEERGHHCIILQKSDQPGTVEVMGFKTFDEADLDKAEAYFKGKGRPTSWVERPYQGKTLLTSDNMGIPLEFYHKMDRLAPIHQKYALYRGVKPLRIDHFNCFSHDVDASVEFYSDFGFRVTEYTEDDDSKKLWAAWMHRKGGVHDMAFTNGTGPRMHHVAFWVPTPLNIIDLLDLMATTGYVDNIERGPGRHGISNAFFLYILDPDGHRIEIYCSDYQTVDPDLEPIKWDLQDPQRQTLWGAAAPESWFKHGTTFVGVDTKESDIQASPIIAP from the coding sequence ATGCCTGTACCCGCACCAAATCTATACCCCGATTTTAACACCATCCGCCTAAGCCATGTGTGTCTGAACGTGAAAGACCTTGCCGCGTCGCGCACGTTCTACACAGAGATCTTGGGCCTTCAGGTGACAGATGAGTCCGACAGCCACATCTATCTGCGCGCCATGGAAGAACGCGGCCACCACTGCATCATTTTGCAAAAGTCCGATCAACCGGGCACGGTCGAAGTCATGGGCTTCAAAACCTTCGACGAAGCTGATCTGGACAAAGCCGAAGCCTATTTCAAAGGCAAAGGCCGCCCGACATCCTGGGTGGAGCGCCCGTATCAGGGCAAGACGCTGCTGACTTCTGACAACATGGGCATTCCGCTGGAATTTTATCACAAGATGGATCGCCTTGCGCCAATCCATCAAAAATATGCGCTGTACCGTGGTGTGAAACCGCTGCGGATCGACCACTTTAACTGCTTTAGCCATGACGTTGATGCGTCCGTGGAATTTTACAGCGATTTCGGGTTCCGTGTGACGGAATATACCGAAGATGACGACAGCAAGAAACTTTGGGCCGCGTGGATGCACCGCAAAGGGGGCGTGCATGACATGGCGTTCACCAATGGCACAGGCCCACGAATGCACCACGTTGCGTTCTGGGTTCCAACACCTCTGAACATCATTGATTTGCTGGATTTGATGGCGACCACAGGCTACGTCGACAACATCGAACGCGGCCCCGGTCGCCACGGCATTTCCAATGCGTTCTTCCTTTATATCCTTGACCCCGACGGGCACCGGATCGAGATTTACTGCTCTGACTATCAGACCGTAGATCCGGATCTGGAGCCGATCAAATGGGACCTGCAAGACCCGCAGCGCCAGACGCTTTGGGGGGCAGCGGCACCGGAAAGCTGGTTCAAACACGGCACGACGTTTGTTGGCGTCGATACCAAGGAGTCCGACATCCAAGCTAGCCCGATTATTGCGCCATGA